One region of Manduca sexta isolate Smith_Timp_Sample1 chromosome 25, JHU_Msex_v1.0, whole genome shotgun sequence genomic DNA includes:
- the LOC115441707 gene encoding uncharacterized protein LOC115441707 — protein sequence MIKFVAVLVLSVVLVQGRPNSGFFNDDLVQAAAAGNWDKVQKLLSSSIPTNGSWEPLPVANVKNLKPIPGGHVYGESQYTFHSETNVNGETSEKSGGHKIVNDDGRISEFDFKPVKPAIKP from the exons ATGATCAAGTTCGTCGCAGTGTTGGTTTTGTCTGTCGTTCTTGTTCAAG GACGGCCAAATTCTGGATTCTTCAACGACGATTTGGTGCAGGCAGCGGCGGCTGGCAACTGGGATAAAGTGCAAAAACT ATTGAGCAGCAGTATTCCAACAAATGGCAGCTGGGAA CCTCTCCCCGTAGCCAATGTGAAGAATTTGAAACCGATTCCTGGCGGCCATGTTTACGGCGAATCCCAATACACTTTCCATTCGGAAACGAACGTCAACGGAGAGACATCGGAGAAGAGCGGAGGTCACAAAATCGTCAATGACGACGGACGCATATCTGAATTCGACTTCAAGCCAGTCAAGCCAGCCATCAAGCCTTAA